In Leptospiraceae bacterium, one DNA window encodes the following:
- a CDS encoding glycosyltransferase family 1 protein, producing the protein MIKAEMKKTFFKDTVLPRISFPLYWITRIILIPLGVFFFSKVKRETTTGNSICLEAGAIGWLSIEFKELYTTACEYIGKERVQKVVIQKDKGYFEQVKEAVNQHKPNHYFYDPRTGNQNWFKAIVEAFRIVFLFSSRGIIPIVLLADYSYRTWRVQAVILTALRGVVISFLAPSEGYPLFPHNRIVAPNLMPLSMTTLSMLDKINDARPKKLEKKALFVGSLYEPRTTFLKSVATILKTKKLTLEIRGRIPGEHRKSDEEYWKILSHSAVIVTTAEQIDLPINDWKWITQLTYRYLETLAAGTLLIAPEVPGIKRYFIPGEHFISYNSIQDAVEKIQFYLTNKKEREKIAACGRERARQLIMSRIYWLSIDTVLGKDSLT; encoded by the coding sequence ATGATAAAAGCTGAAATGAAAAAAACATTCTTTAAAGATACTGTTCTTCCAAGAATTAGTTTTCCTCTTTATTGGATAACAAGAATTATCCTGATACCACTCGGAGTTTTTTTTTTCTCGAAAGTAAAGAGAGAAACTACTACGGGTAATTCTATTTGTCTAGAAGCAGGAGCAATTGGTTGGCTTTCTATAGAATTTAAAGAATTGTATACGACTGCCTGTGAATATATAGGCAAGGAACGCGTTCAGAAAGTGGTAATCCAAAAAGATAAGGGCTACTTTGAACAAGTAAAAGAAGCAGTTAATCAGCATAAGCCTAACCATTATTTTTATGATCCGAGAACTGGAAATCAAAATTGGTTCAAGGCTATTGTGGAAGCATTTCGTATCGTTTTTTTATTTTCTAGTAGGGGAATTATTCCGATTGTTTTACTTGCAGATTATTCTTATCGAACTTGGAGGGTGCAAGCTGTTATCCTCACTGCTCTTAGAGGGGTTGTAATTAGTTTTTTAGCACCTAGTGAGGGTTATCCGCTATTCCCGCATAACAGGATAGTAGCCCCAAATCTAATGCCTTTATCTATGACAACTCTTTCTATGCTTGATAAGATCAATGATGCTCGTCCTAAAAAATTAGAAAAGAAAGCTCTCTTTGTTGGATCGCTTTATGAACCAAGGACTACATTTTTAAAATCCGTCGCTACAATATTAAAGACAAAAAAACTTACTTTAGAAATCAGAGGACGAATTCCTGGAGAGCATAGAAAGTCCGATGAAGAATATTGGAAAATTTTAAGTCATTCGGCGGTTATCGTTACAACAGCCGAGCAAATTGATTTACCGATTAACGATTGGAAGTGGATAACACAGTTGACTTATAGATATTTAGAAACTCTTGCTGCAGGAACTTTGCTTATTGCACCTGAAGTGCCGGGGATTAAAAGATATTTTATACCAGGCGAACATTTTATTTCGTATAATTCTATCCAAGATGCTGTAGAGAAAATTCAATTTTATCTTACTAATAAAAAGGAAAGAGAAAAAATTGCAGCTTGTGGAAGAGAGCGAGCTCGTCAATTGATAATGAGTAGAATTTATTGGCTGAGTATAGACACAGTTCTCGGCAAAGATTCATTGACTTGA
- a CDS encoding glycosyltransferase family 4 protein codes for MNICFFTENSYKGGLDTFLINLFNAWPDKEDELTLVCNDNHPGLETIVEKIVRPIKIKTYSRVFISKIVQGNSQLNIIRKLFMLAFIVLQYPILFPWYVITLTLFFRKSFYDRLIVVNGGYPASLLCRCAAIAWRLSRKQSLVIFNFHNSAVKPSWYFWVPEYFIDLAVLWSCSKLVSVSKNCLGSLNNRKAFRGCNKLYYIYNGIEDPAEKIEYIDCKEKIQQTGQKYCLMLATYEQRKGHTFLLQAFQFVVKDFPDVVLKIYGYGKPIEKQIVADEVKRLSLENNVMLNDFTPDTAFLIANASVIVVPSQEYESFGLTIIEAMAFGVPVVTTDVGGMPEVLSGSNAGFVCSKSDPETFGRTICKIFRDSSLATELSKNGRMVFEERFTANKMAISYRDLIK; via the coding sequence TTGAATATTTGTTTTTTTACAGAAAATTCTTACAAAGGCGGATTAGATACTTTCTTAATAAATCTATTTAACGCTTGGCCGGACAAAGAAGATGAGCTGACTCTTGTCTGTAATGATAATCATCCAGGTCTTGAAACTATTGTAGAAAAAATAGTTCGTCCCATAAAGATCAAAACATATAGTAGGGTGTTTATCAGTAAGATTGTGCAAGGTAATAGTCAGTTAAATATAATTCGTAAACTCTTTATGTTGGCTTTTATTGTATTGCAATATCCGATACTTTTTCCTTGGTATGTAATTACTCTGACTTTATTTTTTCGTAAGAGCTTCTACGATCGTCTGATAGTTGTGAATGGAGGTTACCCTGCAAGTTTGCTTTGTCGGTGTGCGGCGATCGCATGGAGACTATCGAGGAAACAGTCTCTTGTAATATTTAATTTTCACAACTCTGCAGTGAAACCATCCTGGTATTTTTGGGTACCTGAATATTTTATTGATCTTGCTGTTTTATGGTCGTGTTCGAAATTAGTGAGTGTATCGAAGAATTGTCTTGGATCTTTAAATAACCGGAAAGCCTTCCGTGGTTGTAACAAATTGTATTACATTTATAATGGTATTGAGGATCCGGCAGAAAAAATAGAATATATTGATTGCAAAGAAAAGATTCAACAAACAGGACAAAAATATTGTTTAATGCTTGCGACTTATGAACAAAGAAAAGGGCATACTTTTCTTTTACAGGCTTTTCAATTTGTGGTTAAAGATTTTCCGGATGTTGTTTTAAAAATCTACGGCTACGGTAAACCTATTGAAAAACAGATTGTTGCTGATGAAGTTAAACGACTCTCGCTTGAAAACAATGTTATGCTAAATGACTTTACACCGGATACTGCTTTTTTGATTGCCAATGCAAGTGTAATTGTTGTTCCATCACAGGAATATGAATCATTTGGTTTAACAATAATAGAAGCAATGGCTTTCGGTGTTCCGGTTGTCACAACCGATGTTGGTGGAATGCCTGAGGTACTTTCTGGAAGCAATGCAGGTTTTGTTTGTTCAAAGAGTGATCCGGAAACATTTGGTCGCACAATCTGTAAAATTTTCAGAGATTCTTCTTTAGCAACAGAACTGAGCAAAAATGGAAGAATGGTGTTTGAAGAAAGATTTACTGCTAATAAAATGGCAATAAGTTATAGAGATTTAATAAAGTGA
- a CDS encoding carbamoyltransferase, giving the protein MKIYYLSKGKKMIVLGINEDHNATAALIKDGEVIACSSEERFSRVKNDSEYPFKAINSILESTGITPEQIDAIAFATETIDAIQLRTKRITRYSISDYVKEMHEHWRKVLYENKSSTFWEDLLNDGRFNKPNENYYDYSYMDKMPQELWQQLASEERKNTVHRHLSISKEKIKAIDHHTSHAYYAYFASPYSVSQKATIITADGWGDGCNATISIVEKGKIKEIHRTGMCHLARIYRWITLLLGMKPNEHEYKVMGLAAYAQDYVRDPAYAILKETLVVDGIDFRWKNKPTDMYFYFQEKFEGLRFDGIAAGLQLWLEDMLSDWVTNVMKHTKTDILYFSGGLAMNVKANKVIAELPVIKKLYVSPSGGDESLAIGAAYVAAKNAGDTPRTLQNAYLGYAPTVEEANVSARPFRSDSAFNVIDNPDNEFIADLLANGKVLGRCVGKMEFGARALGNRSILCNPSNFDNLRIINEKIKFRDFWMPFTPSILFERGNDYLVNPKQLDAYYMALAFDSTSMAKNHIKAAMHPYDFSIRAQLVKQEMNPEYYALIKAFEQKTGIGALLNTSLNLHGSPIVCNAEDAIETLVKSGLDGMLLPGILIIKKESILK; this is encoded by the coding sequence TTGAAAATATACTATTTAAGCAAAGGAAAAAAAATGATAGTTTTAGGTATTAATGAAGACCATAATGCAACTGCTGCCTTAATCAAAGATGGAGAGGTCATTGCTTGCTCGTCCGAAGAAAGATTTTCTCGCGTAAAAAATGATTCAGAATATCCATTTAAGGCTATAAATTCAATTTTAGAGTCAACTGGCATAACTCCAGAACAAATTGATGCTATTGCTTTTGCCACTGAAACTATAGATGCTATCCAACTACGAACAAAAAGAATAACACGATACTCTATAAGCGATTATGTAAAAGAGATGCATGAACACTGGAGAAAGGTTTTATATGAGAATAAGTCTTCTACTTTTTGGGAAGATTTATTGAATGATGGGCGTTTTAATAAACCTAATGAAAATTACTATGATTACAGTTATATGGATAAAATGCCACAGGAACTGTGGCAGCAATTAGCAAGTGAAGAGAGAAAAAATACTGTTCATAGACACTTATCTATTTCAAAAGAAAAAATCAAAGCCATAGACCATCACACATCGCATGCTTACTATGCATATTTTGCATCGCCATATAGCGTTTCTCAAAAAGCAACGATTATTACTGCAGACGGTTGGGGAGATGGTTGTAATGCAACTATTAGTATTGTTGAAAAAGGAAAAATTAAGGAAATTCATCGAACAGGTATGTGTCATCTTGCAAGAATATATCGATGGATTACTCTTCTTTTAGGAATGAAACCTAATGAGCATGAGTACAAAGTAATGGGGCTTGCAGCATATGCTCAAGATTATGTGAGAGATCCGGCGTATGCAATTTTAAAAGAAACTCTTGTGGTTGATGGGATTGACTTTCGATGGAAAAATAAACCGACCGATATGTATTTTTACTTTCAGGAAAAGTTTGAGGGTTTGAGATTTGATGGAATTGCTGCTGGATTACAGTTATGGCTTGAGGATATGCTTTCGGACTGGGTAACTAATGTGATGAAACATACCAAAACAGACATTCTTTATTTTAGCGGCGGATTGGCTATGAATGTGAAAGCAAATAAGGTTATCGCTGAATTGCCGGTTATAAAAAAATTGTATGTCTCCCCTAGCGGAGGCGATGAGTCTTTAGCAATTGGTGCTGCATATGTTGCTGCAAAGAATGCCGGGGATACACCTCGAACCTTACAGAATGCATATTTAGGTTATGCACCAACAGTTGAAGAGGCAAATGTTTCAGCTCGTCCGTTTCGAAGTGATTCTGCATTTAATGTGATCGATAATCCTGACAATGAATTCATAGCAGACTTGCTTGCAAATGGAAAAGTGCTTGGTAGATGTGTTGGAAAAATGGAGTTTGGAGCAAGGGCTCTCGGAAACCGTTCTATTCTCTGTAATCCGTCTAATTTTGATAATTTAAGAATTATCAATGAAAAAATAAAGTTTCGGGATTTTTGGATGCCTTTTACTCCCTCAATCCTCTTTGAACGTGGAAACGATTATTTGGTAAATCCAAAACAATTGGATGCTTACTACATGGCGCTGGCTTTTGACAGTACATCCATGGCAAAAAATCATATTAAAGCAGCTATGCATCCATACGATTTTTCTATCAGGGCGCAACTTGTTAAACAAGAAATGAATCCTGAGTATTATGCATTAATCAAAGCATTTGAACAAAAGACCGGAATCGGGGCACTTCTGAATACTTCTCTGAATCTTCATGGATCGCCTATCGTATGCAATGCGGAAGATGCTATTGAAACTTTAGTAAAATCAGGATTGGATGGCATGCTCCTGCCCGGTATTCTGATAATAAAAAAGGAATCAATTTTAAAATGA
- a CDS encoding transposase gives MRQIFHTLTMVFGKKINNKRFPMNKQNKSQSSDQSKKMSMNDFRKYAVTEIERFVRKSAVKMITGIIEEEVTLLCGSSFQHKKGGLAHRAGSDKGSIILNGKKVPIGKPRVRQHNKEIQSESYQKMKDKTALFNHVFKLMISGLITCSYDDVVRELEEEFGISKSSISLGTSLRNPDRI, from the coding sequence ATGCGACAAATTTTTCATACATTAACTATGGTTTTTGGCAAAAAAATAAATAATAAAAGGTTCCCAATGAACAAACAAAACAAATCTCAATCCTCTGATCAATCAAAAAAAATGAGTATGAACGATTTTCGCAAATATGCTGTGACTGAAATAGAACGTTTCGTTCGTAAAAGTGCTGTTAAAATGATTACGGGTATCATCGAAGAAGAAGTAACTCTTCTTTGCGGTTCATCGTTTCAGCATAAAAAAGGAGGTCTTGCCCACCGAGCTGGTAGTGACAAGGGCAGTATTATTTTAAACGGTAAGAAAGTTCCAATTGGAAAACCAAGAGTCCGTCAGCATAATAAAGAAATTCAATCGGAATCATATCAAAAAATGAAGGATAAAACTGCGCTATTCAACCATGTATTTAAGTTAATGATCTCAGGATTGATTACATGTTCCTATGATGATGTTGTTCGAGAATTAGAAGAAGAATTTGGCATATCGAAAAGTTCTATTTCTCTCGGCACTTCATTAAGGAATCCAGATCGTATTTGA
- a CDS encoding class I SAM-dependent methyltransferase, with the protein MFKSASKEVIFTSIWKINYWGNHESLSGIGSTLEQTEKLREQLPNMFFKFGINSVFDAPCGDLNWMQHILKKGGFNYLGGDIVSAIVEKNNKKFSNQNVNFIKFDITRDTFPIADLWICRAVLYHLSNLDIYLALEKFTESKIKYILTTNCVTDNNHVNKDIHTGDWRSLNLTLPPFNFPKDPLWEIDDYVDPHPPMTISLWTKEQVESVLPNLRKIYKH; encoded by the coding sequence TTGTTTAAATCTGCATCAAAGGAAGTTATTTTTACAAGTATATGGAAAATTAACTATTGGGGGAATCATGAGAGTTTATCCGGTATCGGTTCAACTCTTGAGCAGACTGAAAAATTACGTGAGCAATTACCAAATATGTTTTTTAAATTCGGAATAAATTCAGTTTTTGACGCTCCCTGCGGAGATCTGAACTGGATGCAGCATATTTTAAAAAAAGGTGGCTTCAATTATCTGGGCGGGGATATCGTAAGTGCTATTGTTGAGAAAAATAATAAAAAATTTAGTAATCAAAATGTAAATTTTATAAAATTCGATATTACCAGAGACACATTTCCGATTGCTGATTTATGGATATGTCGCGCAGTATTGTATCATCTTTCTAATTTGGATATTTATCTGGCTCTTGAGAAGTTTACAGAATCAAAAATAAAATATATCCTAACTACAAATTGCGTAACAGATAATAATCATGTAAATAAAGATATACATACAGGGGATTGGAGATCTCTTAACCTTACTCTGCCACCATTCAATTTTCCAAAAGACCCTCTCTGGGAAATAGATGATTATGTTGATCCACATCCACCTATGACTATTTCTTTATGGACTAAAGAGCAGGTCGAAAGTGTATTACCAAACCTTCGAAAAATATACAAACATTGA
- a CDS encoding methyltransferase domain-containing protein, whose protein sequence is MNKKVKEITECRISGSKNLISVLNLGEQVLTGVFPSDKKDQITSGPLELVLCPDSGLLQLKHSYDLDEMYGMNYGYRSGLNQTMVKHLQEKVNFLVRLCPLALGDVVLDIGSNDATTLKSYNVDGLKRIGIDPTGKKFFEYYTDGIELVSDFFTATAYRHKFPNQGAKIITSIAMFYDLESPKKFVLDIADVLDLDGIWHFEQSYMPTMLRMNAFDTVCHEHLEYYSLGVVKKLLEECGLRVIDVQMNSINGGSFAVTAARKGSTHKANDAIINWMLEQEDRMGLQSPAPYRRFEERVFQHKENLLSLVRALTSDGKKVIGYGASTKGNVLLQFCGLTEKDILYIAEVNPNKYGAYTPGTLIPIISEEEARKMKPDYMLVLPWHFRESIIQREQEYLSGGGKLIFPLPEIEIL, encoded by the coding sequence ATGAACAAAAAAGTAAAAGAAATAACGGAGTGTAGGATTAGTGGAAGTAAGAATTTGATTTCTGTTTTGAATCTCGGCGAACAGGTATTAACAGGTGTATTTCCAAGTGATAAAAAAGATCAAATAACTTCTGGCCCACTTGAGCTAGTTCTTTGTCCGGATAGTGGGTTGTTGCAGTTAAAACATTCTTATGATCTCGATGAAATGTATGGAATGAATTACGGTTATCGATCTGGACTCAATCAAACAATGGTAAAGCATCTACAGGAAAAGGTAAATTTTTTAGTTAGACTGTGTCCACTTGCGTTAGGCGATGTTGTATTGGATATCGGTAGTAATGATGCAACCACGCTTAAGTCATACAATGTAGATGGATTGAAACGTATCGGAATTGATCCAACAGGTAAAAAGTTTTTTGAATACTATACAGATGGAATAGAGCTTGTTTCTGATTTTTTTACTGCTACGGCTTATCGTCATAAATTTCCAAACCAAGGGGCTAAGATCATTACTTCGATTGCAATGTTTTATGATTTGGAATCACCTAAGAAATTTGTTCTGGATATAGCGGATGTATTAGATTTAGATGGAATCTGGCATTTTGAGCAGAGCTATATGCCTACAATGTTACGCATGAATGCTTTTGATACAGTCTGTCATGAGCATTTGGAATACTATTCACTCGGAGTTGTTAAAAAATTATTAGAAGAATGTGGGCTTCGAGTCATCGATGTCCAAATGAATTCCATCAATGGTGGCAGTTTTGCTGTAACCGCAGCTAGAAAAGGTTCAACGCATAAAGCAAATGATGCAATTATCAACTGGATGCTAGAACAAGAAGATAGAATGGGCTTACAAAGTCCAGCTCCCTATCGTCGCTTCGAGGAAAGAGTTTTTCAACATAAGGAAAATCTTTTGAGCCTTGTCCGAGCATTGACATCCGATGGAAAAAAAGTAATTGGCTATGGAGCGTCCACTAAGGGTAATGTGCTACTACAGTTTTGTGGACTAACAGAAAAGGATATTCTCTATATCGCTGAAGTGAATCCAAATAAATATGGGGCTTACACACCGGGAACACTCATTCCAATTATTTCCGAAGAAGAAGCAAGAAAGATGAAGCCTGACTATATGCTAGTCTTGCCTTGGCATTTTAGAGAGTCGATTATTCAAAGGGAACAAGAATATCTATCAGGTGGTGGTAAATTGATTTTTCCTCTACCCGAAATAGAAATTTTATGA